Proteins encoded together in one Pseudomonas sp. ADAK13 window:
- the recR gene encoding recombination mediator RecR, with protein MSFSPLIRQLIDALRTLPGVGQKTAQRMALQLLERDRSGGSRLAQALSQAMEGVGHCRQCRTLTEEELCPQCADPRRDDTLLCVVEGPMDVYAVEQTGYRGRYFVLKGHLSPLDGLGPEAIGIPQLVTRIEEQGTFVEVILATNPTVEGEATAHYIAQLLTNKGLITSRIAHGVPLGGELELVDGGTLAHSFAGRKPIAL; from the coding sequence ATGAGCTTCAGCCCCCTGATTCGTCAACTGATCGACGCCCTGCGTACTTTGCCGGGCGTGGGCCAGAAAACCGCCCAGCGCATGGCGCTGCAACTGCTGGAGCGTGATCGCAGCGGCGGCTCCCGACTGGCCCAGGCCTTGAGCCAGGCCATGGAAGGCGTAGGCCATTGCCGCCAGTGCCGCACCCTGACCGAGGAAGAACTCTGCCCGCAATGCGCCGACCCGCGCCGCGACGACACGCTGCTGTGCGTGGTCGAAGGGCCGATGGACGTATACGCGGTGGAGCAGACCGGTTACCGCGGGCGTTACTTTGTGCTCAAGGGCCATCTGTCGCCACTGGACGGGCTGGGGCCGGAGGCCATTGGTATTCCGCAGTTAGTGACACGGATCGAAGAGCAGGGCACCTTTGTCGAGGTGATCCTCGCCACCAACCCAACGGTGGAAGGCGAAGCGACAGCCCATTACATCGCGCAGTTGCTGACCAACAAAGGCCTGATCACTTCGCGTATCGCCCACGGCGTACCGCTGGGTGGCGAGTTGGAACTGGTGGATGGCGGGACCTTGGCGCATTCATTTGCCGGGCGTAAGCCGATCGCCCTGTAA
- a CDS encoding acyl-CoA dehydrogenase family protein yields MSAYQEYFDPSHQLVRDSVRRFVEREMLPGIEQWEEAESFPRELYLKAGAAGILGIGYPEALGGSHEGDLFAKVAASEELMRCGSGGVVAGLGSLDIGLPPIVKWARPEVRDRVAPQVLCGEKICALAVTEPGGGSDVANLQTRAVRDGDHYRVSGSKTFITSGQRADFYTVAVRTGGPGFAGISLLLIEKDTPGFTTGTPLKKMGWWASDTAELFFDDCRVPVGNLIGAENMGFACIMGNFQSERLALALMANMTAQMALEESLEWAARREAFGKPIGKFQVLKHRLAEMATAVEVSREFTYRQAAKMAAGKSVIKEISMAKNLATDTADRVTFDAVQILGGQGYMRGNLVERLYRDNRILSIGGGTREVMNEIISKQMGL; encoded by the coding sequence ATGTCTGCCTATCAGGAATACTTCGACCCCAGCCACCAATTGGTCCGTGACAGCGTGCGACGTTTCGTCGAGCGCGAGATGTTGCCGGGTATCGAGCAGTGGGAAGAAGCCGAGAGCTTCCCCCGGGAGCTGTACCTCAAGGCTGGCGCGGCGGGGATCCTCGGCATCGGTTACCCCGAAGCCCTGGGCGGCAGCCACGAAGGTGACCTGTTCGCCAAGGTCGCGGCCAGCGAAGAGCTGATGCGCTGTGGCTCCGGCGGCGTGGTAGCGGGCTTGGGTTCACTGGATATCGGCTTGCCACCCATCGTCAAATGGGCCCGGCCTGAAGTACGTGATCGTGTCGCACCGCAGGTCTTGTGCGGCGAGAAGATCTGCGCCCTGGCCGTCACCGAGCCCGGCGGCGGCTCCGATGTCGCCAACCTGCAAACCCGCGCTGTGCGCGACGGCGACCATTACCGGGTCAGCGGCAGCAAAACCTTTATCACCAGCGGCCAGCGCGCCGACTTCTACACCGTGGCAGTGCGCACCGGTGGGCCGGGGTTTGCCGGTATCAGCCTGTTGTTGATCGAAAAGGACACCCCCGGATTCACCACCGGTACACCGCTGAAGAAAATGGGCTGGTGGGCGTCGGACACTGCCGAATTGTTCTTCGATGATTGCCGCGTACCCGTAGGCAATCTGATCGGTGCCGAGAACATGGGCTTCGCCTGCATCATGGGTAACTTCCAGAGCGAGCGGCTGGCCCTGGCCTTGATGGCCAACATGACGGCGCAGATGGCCCTGGAGGAAAGCCTGGAGTGGGCGGCCCGGCGCGAAGCGTTTGGTAAGCCTATCGGCAAGTTCCAGGTGCTCAAGCATCGCCTGGCGGAAATGGCCACGGCGGTGGAAGTTTCCCGGGAGTTCACCTACCGCCAGGCCGCCAAGATGGCCGCAGGCAAAAGTGTGATCAAGGAGATTTCCATGGCCAAGAACCTCGCCACCGATACCGCCGACCGCGTGACCTTCGACGCGGTGCAGATCCTCGGCGGCCAGGGTTACATGCGCGGCAACCTGGTGGAGCGGCTGTATCGCGACAACCGCATCCTGTCCATCGGTGGCGGGACTCGGGAAGTGATGAACGAAATCATCAGCAAGCAGATGGGCTTGTAA
- a CDS encoding adenine phosphoribosyltransferase yields the protein MVFDSFDIKSLIRPVIDFPKPGVIFRDITPLFQSPKALRLVADTFVHRYVEAEFTHIGAMDARGFLIGSIIAYQLNKPLILFRKQGKLPADVLAEGYQTEYGEAFLEVHADSLCEGDSVLMFDDLIATGGTLIAAANLARRMGARIFEAAAIIDLPELGGSQRLEDMGIPTFCLTQFALTDR from the coding sequence ATGGTCTTCGATTCGTTCGACATCAAATCCCTGATTCGCCCAGTCATCGACTTCCCCAAGCCTGGGGTGATCTTTCGCGACATCACGCCGCTGTTCCAGTCGCCCAAGGCCTTGCGCCTGGTGGCCGACACCTTCGTTCATCGCTACGTCGAGGCCGAGTTCACGCACATTGGCGCGATGGACGCCCGGGGCTTTTTGATCGGTTCGATCATTGCCTACCAGTTGAACAAACCGCTGATCCTGTTCCGCAAGCAAGGCAAACTGCCGGCTGACGTGCTGGCCGAGGGTTATCAGACCGAGTACGGCGAAGCCTTCCTGGAAGTGCACGCCGACAGCCTGTGCGAAGGTGATTCGGTGCTGATGTTCGATGACCTGATTGCCACAGGCGGCACGCTGATCGCAGCGGCCAACCTGGCACGGCGCATGGGCGCACGGATTTTCGAAGCGGCAGCGATCATTGACCTGCCGGAGCTCGGTGGGTCCCAGCGTCTGGAAGACATGGGCATTCCTACGTTCTGCCTGACGCAGTTTGCGCTGACGGACCGTTGA
- the fnr gene encoding fumarate/nitrate reduction transcriptional regulator Fnr, with amino-acid sequence MSEPVKLRAHSQAHCKDCSLAPLCLPLSLNLEDMEALDEIVKRGRPLKKGEFLFRQGDKFDSVYAVRSGALKTFSLSDGGEEQITGFHLPSELVGLSGMDTEIHPVSAQALETTSVCEIPFERLDELALQLPQLRRQLMRVMSREIRDDQQMMLLLSKKTADERIATFLVNLSARFRARGFSANQFRLSMSRNEIGNYLGLAVETVSRVFTRFQQNELIAAEGKEVHILDPIQLCALAGGSLDG; translated from the coding sequence ATGTCCGAGCCAGTTAAACTGCGCGCTCATAGCCAGGCTCATTGCAAGGATTGCAGCCTGGCCCCCCTCTGCCTGCCACTTTCGTTGAATTTGGAAGACATGGAAGCGCTGGACGAGATCGTTAAACGCGGTCGCCCACTGAAGAAAGGCGAGTTCCTGTTTCGCCAGGGCGACAAGTTTGATTCCGTTTATGCAGTACGTTCGGGTGCGTTGAAAACCTTCAGCCTGAGCGATGGCGGCGAAGAGCAGATCACCGGTTTCCACCTGCCCAGCGAGCTGGTCGGGCTGTCGGGCATGGACACCGAGATTCACCCGGTGTCGGCCCAGGCCCTGGAAACCACCTCGGTGTGTGAAATCCCGTTCGAGCGCCTGGATGAACTGGCCCTGCAGTTGCCACAATTGCGCCGTCAGTTGATGCGCGTGATGAGCCGGGAAATCCGCGACGACCAGCAGATGATGCTGCTGTTGTCGAAGAAAACCGCCGACGAGCGGATCGCCACGTTCCTGGTCAACCTCTCCGCGCGCTTCCGTGCCCGGGGTTTCTCGGCCAACCAGTTTCGCCTGAGCATGTCGCGCAACGAAATCGGCAATTACCTGGGCCTCGCGGTGGAAACCGTGTCCCGCGTATTCACCCGCTTCCAGCAGAACGAGTTGATTGCAGCCGAGGGCAAGGAAGTGCACATCCTTGACCCGATCCAGCTCTGCGCTTTGGCTGGCGGTTCGCTCGACGGCTGA
- the hemN gene encoding oxygen-independent coproporphyrinogen III oxidase translates to MLDAIRWDADLIHRYDLAGPRYTSYPTAVQFDSQVGTFDLLHALRDSRKAARPLSLYVHVPFCANICYYCACNKVITKDRGRAQAYLQRLEQEIQLVACHLDPKQPVEQLHFGGGTPTFLSHDELRQVMGRLRQHFNLLDDDSGDYGIEIDPREADWATMGLLRELGFNRVSIGLQDLDPEVQRAVNRLQSLEETRAVIDAARTLQFRSINIDLIYGLPRQTPLNFARTVQEVISLQPDRLSVFNYAHLPERFMPQRRINTDDLPSPAEKLLMLQTTIEQLTQAGYRYIGMDHFALPDDELAIAQEEGTLQRNFQGYTTHGHCDLIGLGVSAISQIGDLYCQNSSDLNHYQNALAGAQLATSRGLLCTTDDRLRREVIQQLICNFSLNFEKIEQAFNIDFRGYFDELWPQLEAMTEDGLIEVDPQGIRVLPAGRLLVRSVCMVFDAYLEHQNRQRFSRVI, encoded by the coding sequence ATGCTCGACGCCATTCGTTGGGACGCTGATCTGATTCACCGCTACGACCTGGCGGGGCCGCGCTACACCTCGTACCCCACCGCCGTACAATTCGACAGCCAGGTCGGCACTTTCGACCTGCTCCACGCCCTGCGCGACAGTCGCAAGGCCGCACGGCCCTTGTCGCTGTATGTGCATGTGCCGTTCTGCGCGAATATTTGCTACTACTGCGCCTGCAACAAGGTCATCACCAAGGACCGCGGGCGGGCCCAGGCCTACCTGCAGCGCCTGGAGCAGGAAATCCAGCTGGTGGCCTGTCACCTCGACCCGAAACAGCCGGTGGAGCAACTGCATTTTGGCGGCGGCACCCCGACCTTTCTCAGCCACGACGAACTGCGCCAGGTCATGGGCCGGCTGCGCCAGCACTTCAACCTGCTGGACGATGATTCCGGCGACTACGGGATTGAAATCGACCCGCGGGAAGCCGACTGGGCGACCATGGGCCTGCTGCGTGAGCTGGGTTTCAACCGCGTCAGTATCGGCCTGCAGGACCTGGACCCCGAAGTGCAGCGGGCCGTGAACCGCCTGCAAAGCCTGGAAGAAACCCGGGCGGTGATCGACGCCGCGCGCACCCTGCAGTTTCGTTCGATCAACATCGACCTGATCTACGGCCTGCCCAGGCAGACACCGTTGAATTTCGCCCGCACGGTGCAGGAAGTCATCAGCCTGCAACCCGACCGGCTCTCGGTGTTCAACTATGCGCACCTGCCGGAGCGTTTCATGCCCCAGCGGCGGATCAACACCGACGACCTGCCCTCCCCGGCCGAAAAGCTGCTGATGCTGCAAACCACCATCGAGCAGTTGACCCAGGCCGGCTACCGCTACATCGGCATGGACCACTTCGCCCTGCCGGACGACGAACTGGCCATCGCCCAGGAAGAAGGCACCCTGCAACGCAACTTCCAGGGCTACACCACCCACGGGCATTGCGACTTGATCGGGCTCGGGGTGTCGGCGATCAGCCAGATTGGCGACCTGTACTGCCAGAACAGCAGCGACCTGAATCACTACCAGAACGCCCTCGCCGGCGCGCAACTGGCCACCAGCCGTGGGTTGTTATGCACCACGGATGACCGGCTGCGACGGGAAGTGATTCAGCAGTTGATCTGCAATTTCAGCCTGAATTTCGAGAAGATCGAACAGGCCTTCAACATCGATTTTCGCGGCTATTTCGACGAACTCTGGCCGCAACTGGAAGCGATGACCGAGGACGGGCTGATCGAAGTCGACCCACAGGGCATCCGCGTATTACCGGCGGGACGCCTGCTGGTGCGCTCGGTGTGCATGGTGTTCGATGCCTATCTGGAACACCAGAATCGGCAACGATTTTCGCGGGTGATCTGA